In Candidatus Sulfurimonas marisnigri, a single genomic region encodes these proteins:
- a CDS encoding AAA family ATPase gives MILSNIKLTNFKKYTEFEIEFGEGLVGIIGKNGSGKSTIFEAILFALYGEAKTRGNKELIRNANASVKDPVVVELEFEFESLEYKVVREFRGKALSAHAKFYKNGELTTTGAKEVTTSIVNLTKMSKDAFMHTLFASQKELISLSTLKNEDRKKMIRKLLGLEKIDFVEKELVEKSRELKREISAFAEVLLGEDEIKLKQEQIKSNEDAKKSISEDEKSKTKELESIKSRELHVKKELEVFAKTKEQKQKLFSELELAKNSKSSEVMNQVKLSAEVHELEHKQEELNKLGNLKSEYINLQEQLKNQEKLKEFHLKKEGLQKEQVNLRDQYTKSKSDIHTLEKACEMYEQYTFDIKNLDQDLHIRQDDIEAKHTIEKELLAEMAGEQKQIDVTNSKIAKLKELGSESECPTCTRPLIEEYDNVINSLVDIVNNTHQKKITEFKKQLLHVQTQKATLEAQKKAKEKEHLELSKSLNLIQSKLQDLKTAQEHFVHVEKKGLKNKEALKELEQYNYDEKQHYIILSNFTELEPKYKHLLSLETELKRFVLVKSDLANVTKNIEVLDSTCSDKEAEFKLVIYDDVKHKHALDEHEGLLKTIESKTAFINELKVQTAKIDGEIKNIQNSLENNETQLKKVQTKKDDLVDYEKIKLSLAEFKTKLNAKVAPRISSVASEMYSQITKGKYQHIEVSNDFDFFIYDEGKKYPIERFSGGEIDLANLVLRIAISKTLTELSGASSIGFLAFDEVFGSQDEARRMEILEAFHTIKEQYRQIFLISHEMEIKEMFERVVEL, from the coding sequence ATGATACTATCTAATATAAAGCTTACCAACTTTAAAAAATACACCGAATTTGAGATAGAGTTTGGCGAGGGTCTTGTGGGCATCATCGGCAAGAACGGAAGCGGGAAATCTACCATATTTGAGGCTATACTTTTTGCACTTTACGGTGAAGCTAAAACAAGAGGAAATAAAGAGCTAATTCGAAATGCAAATGCATCTGTGAAAGACCCTGTTGTTGTAGAACTAGAGTTTGAGTTTGAAAGCTTGGAGTACAAAGTGGTGCGGGAGTTCCGTGGAAAAGCTCTAAGTGCACACGCAAAGTTTTATAAAAACGGTGAGCTTACAACTACGGGAGCAAAAGAGGTTACAACTTCCATAGTAAACCTAACAAAGATGAGTAAAGATGCTTTTATGCACACGCTTTTCGCTTCTCAAAAAGAGCTGATAAGCCTAAGCACTCTAAAAAATGAAGACCGTAAAAAGATGATACGAAAACTTCTCGGACTTGAGAAGATAGACTTCGTGGAAAAAGAGCTGGTTGAGAAAAGCAGAGAGCTAAAACGTGAGATAAGTGCATTTGCAGAAGTGCTTCTTGGTGAAGATGAGATAAAGCTAAAACAAGAGCAAATAAAGAGTAATGAAGATGCTAAAAAATCTATTAGTGAAGATGAGAAAAGTAAAACAAAAGAGCTTGAGAGTATTAAGAGTCGAGAGCTACATGTAAAAAAAGAACTAGAGGTTTTTGCTAAAACAAAAGAGCAAAAACAAAAGCTGTTCTCAGAACTTGAACTTGCTAAAAACTCCAAGTCTTCTGAGGTTATGAACCAAGTAAAACTATCGGCCGAGGTTCACGAGCTAGAGCACAAACAAGAAGAACTAAACAAGCTAGGCAACCTAAAATCAGAGTACATAAACCTGCAAGAGCAACTAAAAAACCAAGAGAAGCTAAAAGAATTTCACCTCAAAAAAGAGGGTTTACAAAAAGAGCAAGTAAACTTAAGAGACCAGTACACTAAAAGTAAGTCCGACATTCACACTCTAGAAAAAGCGTGTGAGATGTACGAGCAGTACACTTTTGACATAAAGAATTTAGATCAAGACCTTCATATAAGACAAGATGACATAGAAGCTAAACACACCATAGAAAAAGAGCTTCTAGCAGAGATGGCTGGAGAACAAAAGCAGATAGACGTCACAAACTCAAAAATAGCAAAACTTAAAGAGCTAGGGAGTGAATCTGAGTGCCCTACATGTACCAGACCGCTTATAGAAGAGTACGACAATGTTATAAACTCGCTAGTAGATATAGTAAATAACACGCACCAAAAAAAGATAACCGAGTTTAAAAAACAACTTCTACATGTGCAAACTCAAAAAGCTACACTTGAAGCCCAGAAGAAAGCTAAAGAGAAGGAACACTTGGAGCTTTCAAAGAGTCTGAATCTTATACAAAGTAAGCTTCAAGACCTAAAAACTGCACAAGAACATTTTGTACATGTAGAGAAAAAAGGTCTCAAAAATAAAGAAGCGTTAAAAGAGCTTGAGCAGTATAACTACGATGAGAAACAACACTACATTATTTTGAGTAATTTTACTGAGTTAGAGCCAAAATACAAACATTTACTTAGCCTTGAAACAGAGCTGAAAAGATTTGTCTTAGTTAAATCCGACCTAGCAAACGTAACTAAAAACATCGAGGTTTTAGACTCTACATGTAGCGATAAAGAAGCAGAGTTTAAACTCGTGATTTATGACGATGTGAAGCATAAACACGCACTTGATGAGCACGAAGGTCTTCTCAAAACCATAGAGTCAAAAACAGCATTTATAAACGAGCTAAAAGTACAAACTGCAAAGATAGACGGCGAGATAAAAAACATTCAAAACTCACTTGAGAACAACGAAACTCAACTCAAAAAAGTGCAAACTAAAAAAGATGACTTAGTGGACTACGAGAAAATCAAACTCTCTCTTGCAGAGTTTAAGACAAAACTAAATGCCAAAGTAGCACCTCGCATCTCAAGCGTTGCCTCTGAGATGTACTCCCAAATAACAAAAGGCAAATACCAACACATAGAGGTAAGCAACGACTTCGACTTTTTCATCTATGATGAGGGAAAAAAGTACCCGATAGAGAGATTTTCAGGTGGAGAGATAGACCTAGCAAACTTAGTTCTACGCATAGCTATCTCAAAAACTCTAACAGAACTAAGCGGTGCTAGTTCCATAGGTTTCTTAGCGTTTGATGAAGTGTTCGGAAGTCAAGATGAAGCAAGAAGGATGGAGATACTAGAAGCATTTCACACCATTAAAGAGCAGTACAGGCAGATATTTTTGATTAGCCATGAGATGGAGATTAAAGAGATGTTTGAGAGGGTTGTGGAGTTGTAA
- a CDS encoding metallophosphoesterase family protein translates to MKIIHFSDTHLGYNDLDILNEENINQREADFYNAFSQVVEQIKLIKPDYIIHTGDLFHRSSPSNRAITFALEQFKIIDSLDIPFILIAGNHSTPRTNLSSPILRIFEGFKNLHVSYNQEYKKVEFDDIVFHTLPHMNDDTKALSQIELCEENISTCKKNVMMMHCSVGAWYLMQEFGEWVYPSDKEYIFKMMDYVALGHWHGFGKVGKHENVYYSGSTERTSLNDKRNSKGFIHVELNDTLHVDYREIKIRPIILKEIDCEEFEESLKTLDASDTKDAIVEVRLTNLTALQSIDIQNTDIKNLFPDAMSVSVKREFIHEQNEANIDGVEALSLEEFFLEHIKEETKEKEYERLKFKVQELFAQYEDISNDTI, encoded by the coding sequence TTGAAAATAATACACTTTAGCGATACTCATTTAGGGTATAACGACTTAGATATTTTAAACGAAGAGAACATCAACCAAAGAGAAGCAGATTTTTATAACGCTTTCTCTCAAGTGGTTGAGCAAATCAAACTTATAAAACCCGACTACATTATACACACTGGTGATTTGTTTCACCGCTCTAGCCCCTCAAACCGTGCTATAACTTTTGCACTTGAACAGTTTAAAATCATAGACTCACTTGACATTCCATTTATCCTTATAGCTGGAAATCACTCAACTCCTAGAACTAATCTAAGTAGCCCTATTTTAAGGATATTTGAGGGTTTTAAAAATCTACATGTATCGTACAATCAAGAGTACAAAAAAGTGGAGTTTGACGACATAGTGTTTCATACCCTGCCCCACATGAACGATGATACAAAGGCACTCTCTCAGATAGAACTTTGCGAGGAAAACATCTCTACATGTAAGAAGAATGTTATGATGATGCACTGCTCAGTTGGTGCTTGGTACTTAATGCAAGAGTTTGGAGAGTGGGTTTACCCGAGCGACAAAGAGTATATATTTAAGATGATGGACTATGTTGCTCTTGGTCACTGGCACGGCTTTGGAAAAGTCGGCAAACATGAAAATGTTTACTACAGCGGTTCAACTGAGAGAACATCACTAAACGACAAAAGAAACTCAAAAGGTTTTATACATGTAGAGTTAAACGACACTCTACATGTAGATTATCGAGAGATAAAAATACGACCTATAATTCTTAAAGAGATAGATTGTGAAGAGTTTGAAGAGTCACTAAAAACTTTAGACGCTAGTGATACAAAAGATGCGATTGTGGAGGTAAGACTTACAAACTTAACAGCTCTGCAATCTATTGATATTCAAAACACAGATATAAAAAATCTATTCCCTGATGCTATGAGTGTGAGTGTAAAAAGAGAGTTTATACATGAGCAAAACGAGGCAAATATAGATGGCGTAGAAGCACTCTCTTTAGAGGAGTTTTTCTTAGAGCATATCAAAGAAGAGACGAAAGAAAAAGAGTATGAAAGACTAAAATTTAAAGTTCAAGAACTGTTTGCACAATATGAGGATATATCGAATGATACTATCTAA
- a CDS encoding DUF4824 family protein: protein MKKLNSSSKLFLAAFILLITTNLVVLTGVYINRSGETTSDTTLTQRELKLPYVMQEEISNISLRINYRTLKKTKRSPGVDWLDTTKLKELGLDTNKYIDSKNNEKESKEAFIVLEYDGEAYKESLKLAEEDFVANEILYNENKYSKGRERSYNRAKESLTSEQLSASRLFAIDAGLDYDKLRRKYTSKVSYIIVKGVVKLGQSSKDKSIYGYIQQLSIRNVYLPYRFKQVFKDVKTANNYKNRQSISPQYKVELKYGSRYEPWINSVQRIYKK from the coding sequence ATGAAAAAATTAAACTCTTCTTCTAAACTATTTTTAGCAGCTTTCATATTATTGATTACGACTAACTTAGTTGTACTTACAGGTGTATATATCAATAGATCTGGCGAGACAACATCTGATACGACATTAACACAAAGGGAACTGAAACTGCCATATGTAATGCAAGAAGAAATCAGCAACATATCTCTTAGAATAAATTACAGAACTCTAAAGAAAACAAAACGCTCACCTGGCGTTGATTGGCTAGACACTACTAAATTAAAAGAGCTAGGATTAGATACAAATAAATATATAGATTCTAAAAATAACGAAAAAGAAAGCAAAGAGGCTTTTATAGTTCTAGAGTATGACGGTGAAGCATATAAAGAATCTTTAAAGTTAGCAGAAGAAGATTTTGTAGCAAATGAGATTTTATATAATGAGAATAAATATTCTAAAGGTAGAGAAAGATCTTATAATCGCGCAAAAGAGAGTTTAACTAGTGAACAGTTATCAGCGTCAAGACTTTTTGCTATCGACGCAGGTTTAGATTATGATAAATTGAGACGAAAATATACTAGTAAAGTTAGTTATATAATAGTTAAAGGAGTTGTTAAACTAGGTCAAAGTAGTAAAGACAAGAGCATATATGGCTACATACAACAACTGAGTATACGAAACGTTTATCTACCTTATAGATTTAAACAAGTCTTCAAAGATGTCAAAACAGCAAATAATTATAAAAATAGACAAAGCATATCTCCACAATATAAAGTAGAGTTAAAGTATGGCAGTAGATATGAGCCTTGGATAAATTCTGTTCAAAGAATATATAAAAAATAA
- a CDS encoding DUF2157 domain-containing protein produces MQNKSSLTAQQRTDQIKSFQAELEVLKDADIISLTDKQDEKISQYHQKLLSNYYLKFDTETTKNEKQISLGMKIASFLAALGLAFSIFFLFMQFWGDFVETTQVMILILTPTVFFFLTAYLSKQQSRDYYTKISGLLTFVTFILNLSMLGQIFNISESPNAFFVWSLFAFLLAYALNARLLLGVGIIFFSFFLSVKVGVLGGAYWINFSDNPENFFPIALILFLLSFINHSKYSNFDVIYRYFSMFLFFLPVLVLSNYGVISYINMDKNFIEGFYQLLGFGFSAFAIYIGIKKGLAEVTNMGNVFFVIFLYTKFYNWWWAWMPKYIFFLVIGLSAVFILIVLKRFREKLLSNTQGKVS; encoded by the coding sequence ATGCAAAATAAATCATCTCTAACAGCACAACAAAGAACCGACCAGATAAAGTCATTCCAAGCTGAACTAGAGGTTTTAAAAGACGCAGATATCATTTCTCTTACTGACAAACAAGACGAAAAAATATCTCAATACCATCAAAAACTTTTATCTAACTACTATTTAAAATTTGACACAGAGACAACTAAAAATGAGAAACAAATTAGCCTTGGTATGAAGATAGCTTCATTTTTAGCGGCTTTAGGATTAGCTTTTAGTATATTTTTTCTTTTCATGCAATTTTGGGGTGATTTTGTAGAGACTACTCAAGTTATGATACTTATTTTAACTCCAACTGTTTTCTTTTTTCTAACTGCTTATCTATCAAAACAGCAAAGTAGAGATTACTATACAAAAATCTCAGGACTTCTTACCTTTGTTACATTTATTTTAAATCTATCTATGTTGGGTCAAATATTTAATATCTCAGAATCTCCAAATGCTTTTTTTGTATGGTCACTTTTTGCATTTTTACTGGCTTACGCTTTAAATGCAAGACTACTTTTAGGTGTAGGGATTATATTCTTTTCATTTTTTCTATCGGTAAAGGTTGGAGTTTTGGGTGGAGCTTACTGGATTAATTTTTCAGATAATCCCGAAAACTTTTTTCCGATTGCACTAATTCTATTTTTACTCTCATTTATAAACCATAGTAAATACTCAAATTTTGATGTCATTTATAGGTATTTTTCTATGTTTTTGTTCTTCTTGCCTGTACTTGTACTCTCAAATTATGGAGTAATAAGCTATATAAATATGGACAAAAATTTCATAGAGGGCTTTTACCAGCTTCTAGGATTTGGCTTTAGTGCTTTTGCCATATATATTGGTATCAAAAAAGGCTTAGCAGAAGTTACAAATATGGGAAATGTATTTTTTGTTATTTTTCTTTATACAAAGTTTTACAACTGGTGGTGGGCTTGGATGCCAAAATACATCTTCTTTTTAGTTATAGGGTTAAGTGCTGTTTTTATACTTATAGTGCTAAAAAGATTTAGAGAAAAGCTACTAAGTAATACACAAGGGAAGGTATCATGA
- the glmU gene encoding bifunctional UDP-N-acetylglucosamine diphosphorylase/glucosamine-1-phosphate N-acetyltransferase GlmU: MNKDKISIVILAAGQGSRMKSTKAKVLHSISGKPMLYHIIKSSVEISDDVTVVIAHQKESVKEQMNSYFSNITFVVQDAKNFPGTGGAMRDVRVKNEKVLVLNGDMPLITADSLKGFLDSDADIIMSIFNLVNPDGYGRVIIENTQVQKIVEQKDASADELKVTTVNAGVYAFSKSVIEKYIPLLNNDNAQKEYYLTDVIAMAKEDRLRISPLLVEEEYFKGINSKLDLAVAEEIMQNRIKSELMKSGVIMQLPQTTYIEDGVIFEGECIVENGCRITGKTLIVNSHIKAGTVIEDSIVKNSDVGPLAHLRPASFIEDTHIGNFVEVKKSSLKGVKAGHLSYIGDAQIDEGTNIGAGVITCNYDGINKHKTIIGKNVFVGSDSQLIAPITIEDDVMVAAGTTVRSGKIESGHLAVSSAKLRTIKDFYYKFFGKK; encoded by the coding sequence ATGAACAAAGATAAAATAAGTATAGTCATTTTAGCTGCCGGTCAAGGTAGCCGTATGAAATCAACTAAGGCAAAAGTCCTTCACTCCATAAGTGGCAAGCCTATGCTTTATCATATTATAAAATCATCAGTAGAAATAAGTGATGACGTTACAGTGGTAATCGCACATCAAAAAGAGAGTGTAAAAGAGCAGATGAACTCTTACTTTAGTAATATAACTTTTGTTGTTCAAGATGCCAAAAACTTTCCTGGAACCGGTGGAGCCATGAGAGATGTAAGAGTTAAAAATGAGAAAGTTTTAGTTTTAAACGGAGATATGCCACTAATAACTGCAGATTCGTTAAAAGGTTTTTTAGATAGTGATGCCGACATCATAATGTCAATATTTAACCTTGTAAATCCAGATGGATATGGTCGTGTTATTATTGAGAACACTCAAGTTCAAAAAATTGTTGAGCAAAAAGATGCATCAGCAGATGAACTAAAAGTAACAACAGTAAATGCTGGAGTTTACGCGTTTTCAAAAAGTGTAATTGAGAAGTATATTCCTCTTTTAAATAATGACAACGCACAAAAAGAATACTATTTAACAGATGTTATAGCAATGGCTAAAGAGGACAGACTTAGAATTTCTCCACTACTTGTTGAAGAGGAGTATTTTAAGGGGATTAACTCAAAACTAGATTTAGCAGTTGCAGAAGAGATAATGCAAAATAGAATCAAATCTGAATTAATGAAGTCAGGCGTTATTATGCAACTTCCTCAAACAACATACATTGAAGATGGAGTAATATTTGAAGGCGAGTGTATAGTAGAAAACGGATGCCGCATAACTGGCAAAACACTAATAGTAAACTCTCACATAAAGGCAGGAACAGTTATAGAAGATAGCATCGTTAAAAACTCAGATGTCGGACCACTGGCACATCTGCGCCCTGCTTCATTTATAGAAGACACTCATATAGGAAACTTTGTAGAGGTTAAGAAGAGTTCTCTAAAAGGTGTTAAAGCTGGCCACTTAAGCTACATTGGCGATGCTCAGATTGACGAAGGTACAAATATTGGTGCAGGAGTCATTACATGTAACTATGATGGCATCAATAAACATAAGACCATTATTGGCAAAAATGTATTTGTTGGAAGTGACAGCCAACTGATAGCTCCAATTACAATAGAAGATGATGTTATGGTAGCTGCGGGAACAACTGTAAGAAGCGGTAAAATCGAGAGTGGTCATCTTGCAGTAAGCAGTGCAAAACTAAGAACAATAAAAGATTTTTACTATAAGTTTTTTGGTAAAAAATAA
- a CDS encoding motility protein A, translated as MDLGTVIGIVLVMALLAGAMSMGVGVGAYIDIPSVLIVIGGSIGALMISFKPSQMKSFTKIFMIAVKPPEEDKAELIKKLIGFATKARKDGILALESEVNGEPNEFLKKGLSMAIDGNEPDTIRDLLEIDMEQTSTRHKINGSMFSQWAGLAGAMGMVGTLIGLVAMLLNMADPSAIGPSMAVALLTTMYGAIIGNVVGTPIAIILGIRNDDETLVREMIISGIMSIQSGDAPRALEAKLLSFLAPIERVSQFD; from the coding sequence ATGGATTTAGGTACGGTCATTGGTATTGTTTTAGTCATGGCGCTTCTAGCGGGCGCTATGTCAATGGGTGTTGGTGTAGGCGCTTATATCGATATTCCTTCTGTTTTAATCGTTATCGGTGGTAGTATTGGTGCCTTGATGATTTCATTTAAACCGTCTCAGATGAAGTCGTTTACAAAAATCTTCATGATAGCTGTTAAGCCGCCTGAAGAGGATAAAGCTGAGCTTATCAAAAAACTTATTGGATTTGCTACCAAAGCAAGAAAAGATGGTATTTTAGCACTGGAGAGTGAAGTTAATGGCGAGCCAAATGAATTTTTAAAAAAAGGTTTATCAATGGCCATTGATGGAAATGAGCCTGATACTATACGTGACCTTTTAGAAATTGATATGGAGCAGACAAGTACCCGTCATAAAATTAATGGTTCTATGTTCTCTCAGTGGGCAGGACTTGCAGGGGCTATGGGTATGGTTGGTACTCTTATTGGTCTGGTTGCGATGCTTCTAAATATGGCTGACCCATCTGCGATTGGTCCGTCAATGGCAGTTGCATTACTTACAACCATGTATGGTGCCATAATCGGTAATGTTGTTGGTACACCTATTGCAATTATACTTGGAATTAGAAATGATGACGAGACTTTAGTTAGAGAAATGATTATTTCAGGAATTATGTCAATTCAATCAGGAGATGCGCCAAGGGCCTTAGAAGCAAAACTTCTAAGTTTCTTAGCACCAATAGAACGCGTGAGTCAGTTTGACTAA
- a CDS encoding OmpA/MotB family protein produces the protein MARKVKCPDCERCLPGWLAAFGDLMSLLLCFFVLLLSMSSMDAKKISEAIGSLSGAMSVLEGGTKTEISKQRIQESTPIESRDETSEQVNRITVSAAQAVIDANEMIEKGHAPSIVLEEAQDGFVIELPASLLFKSGSATIQNDDAILFLKRIALIIAELPNEIKVSVQGHTDSQGPAQSSIFKDNWELSSARAISVLQELLLDGVDPKRISASGYAEFSPKATNVTKSGKEKNRRVELHFFGAKPKDKAKVRETVLDKAANK, from the coding sequence ATGGCTAGAAAAGTAAAATGTCCTGATTGTGAGAGATGTCTCCCCGGTTGGTTAGCAGCCTTTGGAGATTTAATGTCTCTTCTTTTATGTTTTTTTGTTTTACTGCTCTCTATGTCAAGTATGGATGCGAAGAAAATATCTGAAGCTATAGGATCTCTCTCTGGTGCTATGAGTGTTTTAGAGGGTGGTACAAAAACTGAAATTTCTAAACAACGAATACAAGAATCAACACCAATAGAATCAAGAGATGAAACATCTGAGCAGGTAAACAGAATTACTGTGTCAGCTGCTCAAGCTGTTATTGATGCAAATGAAATGATTGAAAAAGGGCATGCGCCTTCAATTGTTTTAGAAGAGGCTCAGGATGGTTTTGTAATAGAGCTACCAGCTTCACTGCTGTTTAAATCAGGAAGTGCAACTATACAAAATGATGATGCAATACTTTTTTTAAAAAGAATAGCTCTTATTATTGCAGAACTACCAAACGAGATAAAAGTGAGCGTTCAGGGGCATACAGATAGCCAAGGACCTGCCCAAAGCAGTATATTTAAAGACAATTGGGAACTCTCTTCGGCCAGAGCAATATCTGTTTTACAAGAACTTTTACTTGATGGAGTTGACCCAAAACGCATTAGTGCATCAGGGTATGCTGAGTTCTCACCAAAAGCAACAAATGTAACAAAAAGCGGTAAAGAAAAGAACCGTAGAGTAGAGTTACATTTCTTTGGTGCAAAACCTAAAGATAAAGCTAAAGTTAGAGAAACTGTTTTAGATAAGGCAGCAAATAAATAA
- the fliP gene encoding flagellar type III secretion system pore protein FliP (The bacterial flagellar biogenesis protein FliP forms a type III secretion system (T3SS)-type pore required for flagellar assembly.) — MLKLFLLLLGVSTFLGAEAVQIPTMNFQLSAPDTPQQLVSSLNVLVVLTLLFLAPSMVLVMTTFTRFVIVFGFLRQALGTQQVPPTQLLVMLAMVLTFFVMEPVGTKAYEAGIKPYIEEKIGYEEAFDKTALPFKNFMIRNTREKDLALFFRIRKMDNPQSVAEVPLSIIIPAFVISELKTAFEIGFLLFLPFLVIDMVVASILMSMGMMMLPPVMIALPFKILVFVLIDGWNLLIGNLIASIK, encoded by the coding sequence ATGCTTAAACTGTTTCTATTACTTTTGGGCGTAAGCACATTTTTGGGTGCTGAAGCTGTGCAGATTCCTACCATGAATTTTCAGCTTTCTGCTCCCGACACTCCACAGCAACTAGTTAGTTCTCTAAATGTTTTAGTAGTTCTAACACTACTATTCTTGGCTCCTAGTATGGTTCTTGTTATGACAACGTTTACTCGCTTTGTTATAGTCTTTGGCTTTCTAAGACAAGCACTCGGTACTCAGCAAGTTCCACCTACTCAGCTTCTTGTAATGCTAGCTATGGTTCTAACATTTTTTGTAATGGAGCCAGTCGGCACCAAGGCCTATGAAGCAGGGATTAAACCATATATAGAAGAGAAAATTGGCTATGAAGAGGCCTTTGATAAAACTGCTTTGCCATTTAAAAACTTTATGATTAGAAATACACGAGAGAAAGATTTAGCTCTGTTTTTTAGAATAAGAAAAATGGATAATCCTCAAAGTGTAGCAGAAGTTCCTTTGTCTATAATAATTCCAGCTTTTGTTATTAGTGAGTTAAAAACAGCTTTTGAGATAGGTTTTTTACTCTTTTTGCCATTTCTTGTAATAGATATGGTTGTCGCATCTATATTGATGTCAATGGGTATGATGATGCTTCCACCGGTAATGATAGCTCTGCCCTTTAAGATACTTGTGTTTGTTCTTATAGATGGATGGAACTTGCTTATTGGTAATCTTATAGCCTCAATAAAGTAG
- the trmA gene encoding tRNA (uridine(54)-C5)-methyltransferase TrmA — MDCKYFGVCGACRIYEDGYAAQLNEKLELNRDRFKSFYSGEISVYDSPQQNYRSRSEFKIWHDGDILRYAMNHVDKKGVVFVDECPQVNEFIFELMPKLLCEITEEQIGFKLFGADFLSSRSGEIVVSLLYHRKLDEEWQEKASEIAGKLGIYIIGRSRKQKVVIGQDYITETLHVQTKEYKFNYIENSFTQPNTKVNEQMISWALKNLSDIDGDLLELYCGAGNFTIPFAKKFNKVLATEISKSSINAAKANMLLNDVSNIEFVRMSVEEFVQALDGVRSFRRMNEIEISSYNIESIFVDPPRSGMDVASCEFSSRYEHILYISCNPETLVRDLELLCQTHDVVDMALFDQFPYTHHVEMGVKLVKKGSKQ, encoded by the coding sequence ATGGATTGTAAATATTTCGGAGTATGCGGAGCTTGTAGAATCTATGAAGATGGATATGCTGCTCAATTAAATGAGAAATTAGAATTAAATAGAGATAGATTTAAAAGTTTTTATAGTGGTGAAATATCTGTTTATGATTCCCCCCAGCAAAACTACCGCTCAAGAAGTGAGTTTAAGATTTGGCATGATGGCGACATCCTTCGATATGCAATGAACCATGTGGATAAAAAAGGTGTTGTATTTGTTGATGAATGTCCGCAAGTCAATGAATTTATATTTGAATTAATGCCAAAACTTCTTTGTGAAATCACTGAGGAACAGATAGGTTTTAAGCTTTTTGGTGCTGATTTTTTAAGCTCAAGAAGTGGTGAGATAGTTGTTTCACTCCTTTACCATAGAAAGCTAGACGAGGAGTGGCAAGAGAAAGCTTCTGAGATAGCAGGAAAACTTGGCATATATATAATAGGTAGAAGTCGCAAGCAAAAAGTTGTTATAGGGCAAGATTATATAACAGAAACTCTACATGTACAGACCAAAGAATATAAGTTTAACTATATTGAAAACAGTTTCACTCAGCCAAATACTAAAGTAAATGAGCAGATGATTTCATGGGCTTTGAAGAATTTATCTGATATTGATGGAGATTTGCTTGAACTTTATTGTGGTGCAGGAAATTTCACTATACCTTTTGCAAAAAAATTCAATAAAGTATTAGCGACTGAAATATCTAAATCATCTATTAATGCAGCAAAAGCCAATATGCTTTTAAATGATGTAAGTAACATTGAGTTTGTACGAATGAGCGTAGAGGAGTTTGTTCAGGCTCTTGATGGTGTTAGAAGTTTTAGAAGAATGAATGAAATAGAGATAAGCTCATATAATATTGAGAGTATATTTGTAGATCCGCCAAGAAGTGGAATGGATGTGGCTTCATGTGAGTTTAGTTCAAGATATGAGCATATTTTATATATATCTTGTAATCCAGAGACATTGGTGAGAGATTTAGAGCTATTATGCCAAACACATGATGTTGTTGATATGGCTCTATTTGATCAGTTTCCTTATACCCATCATGTTGAGATGGGTGTTAAATTAGTCAAAAAAGGTAGTAAGCAATGA
- a CDS encoding response regulator: MSNIMENNMSKKIIIVDDSKTVLATAEMALEGLVNDGTIVLKTYVNPAELHDALIGGTEDYDLLISDINMPQLNGLDLAAELKQIANFKSKPILILTTESSAEMKTKGKEIGVTGWLVKPFSDEKLVKAIKMVLGI, from the coding sequence ATGAGTAATATAATGGAGAATAATATGAGTAAAAAAATTATAATAGTAGATGATTCGAAGACTGTTCTGGCAACTGCAGAAATGGCTTTAGAAGGCTTAGTTAATGATGGAACAATTGTCTTAAAGACATACGTGAATCCAGCAGAGCTTCATGATGCATTAATTGGTGGAACTGAAGATTATGACCTGCTGATAAGTGATATAAATATGCCTCAGTTAAATGGTTTGGATTTAGCAGCAGAACTCAAGCAAATTGCTAATTTTAAAAGCAAGCCAATTCTTATTTTGACTACAGAGAGTTCAGCTGAAATGAAGACAAAAGGAAAAGAAATCGGTGTTACTGGATGGCTTGTTAAGCCTTTTAGTGATGAGAAGTTAGTTAAAGCCATTAAGATGGTATTGGGAATCTAA